A stretch of Janibacter endophyticus DNA encodes these proteins:
- a CDS encoding peroxiredoxin, whose product MAAAAPPSPLGVGDLAPDLSLRDQNGRTVTLSHYRGEKHVLLVFYPFAFSGICTGELSGIRDDLGSFVTDTSEVLAISCDPVFSLRAWADQQGYFFPLLSDFWPHGAVARSYGVLDEDAGMAVRGTFLVASDGRIAWSLVNAPGQGRDLSGYHPAVAGLGAP is encoded by the coding sequence GTGGCCGCCGCGGCTCCCCCTTCGCCCCTGGGCGTCGGCGACCTCGCACCGGACCTCAGCCTGAGGGACCAGAACGGCCGCACCGTCACGCTCTCCCACTACCGGGGCGAGAAGCACGTTCTGCTCGTCTTCTACCCCTTCGCCTTCTCCGGCATCTGCACCGGTGAGCTGAGCGGGATCCGTGACGACCTCGGGTCCTTCGTGACCGACACCTCCGAGGTCCTCGCGATCTCCTGCGACCCGGTGTTCAGCCTCCGCGCGTGGGCCGACCAGCAGGGCTACTTCTTCCCGCTGCTCTCCGACTTCTGGCCGCACGGCGCGGTCGCCCGCAGCTACGGCGTGCTCGACGAGGACGCCGGCATGGCCGTCCGGGGGACCTTCCTCGTCGCGAGCGACGGGCGGATCGCCTGGTCGCTCGTCAACGCCCCGGGGCAGGGGCGCGACCTGTCCGGGTACCACCCGGCCGTCGCCGGTCTCGGCGCTCCCTGA
- a CDS encoding DUF3052 domain-containing protein — MTGDIATAAVDRLGLVKDQVIQEFGWDDDIDDDFRAQVVDAVGGELEDEDYTGVVDHVLLWWRDGDGDLTDALVDSLGTLEEGGSIVLVTPTAGQDGEVDPAEVEEAASTAGLHTSGTTKCGQGWVATRLVSPRNR, encoded by the coding sequence GTGACGGGGGACATCGCGACCGCGGCCGTGGACCGACTGGGTCTGGTCAAGGACCAGGTGATCCAGGAGTTCGGCTGGGACGACGACATCGACGACGACTTCCGGGCGCAGGTCGTCGACGCGGTCGGCGGCGAGCTCGAGGACGAGGACTACACCGGGGTCGTCGACCACGTCCTCCTGTGGTGGCGCGACGGCGACGGCGACCTCACCGACGCGCTCGTCGACTCCCTCGGGACCCTCGAGGAGGGCGGCAGCATCGTCCTCGTCACCCCGACCGCCGGCCAGGACGGCGAGGTCGACCCGGCCGAGGTCGAGGAGGCCGCCTCGACCGCGGGACTGCACACCTCCGGCACGACGAAGTGCGGCCAGGGCTGGGTCGCCACCCGGCTCGTGTCCCCCCGCAACCGCTGA
- a CDS encoding PH domain-containing protein produces the protein MTEQGWDRFHPISPLLRGGLVMIGILGYLLSTLLDDIIGSFGSSPAPDEMPDGSFAVSATSHPLIAAGIALVVILGAVALGVGSWWFTRYRLGPRTLEVRSGVVFRQHREIRYSQIQAVNTAQPLLARLAGLAEVRVESAGGSSSHVSLAYLGRGEAEALRTRIVDLAEGAGADPVAGVPAPPADPSSAADPSAATTVGAAGTTLLRMPLSRLVVSILLSAGAIAALVLLVAAGVLAGFFGAVALTGLAAPLFFSVIGSVRQLLTWANLVVRRQGDTLRLQHGLTELTSSTVPVRRVQAVALVQPWLWRSQDWWRVSVNIAGVSVGGEGVVDDGVLVPAATRLEARALVEALSPTMDSAPALAVMDHGLPPEAVRCPRSARWLDPWSWQRRGVLLADEMAVIRQGRLGRAVTLVPWGRIQSVAVDQGPLERRLGLVTLRIISTVGAVHPTASHLAVEDARMLESEIRLRAGLARRPADASTERMHLAGGDVIGWT, from the coding sequence GTGACCGAGCAGGGGTGGGACCGGTTCCACCCGATCAGCCCGCTGCTCCGGGGCGGGCTGGTGATGATCGGCATCCTCGGCTACCTCCTGAGCACCCTCCTCGACGACATCATCGGGTCGTTCGGCTCGAGCCCCGCTCCCGACGAGATGCCGGACGGCTCCTTCGCGGTCTCCGCCACGTCGCACCCGCTCATCGCCGCGGGGATCGCGCTCGTCGTGATCCTCGGCGCCGTGGCGCTGGGTGTCGGGTCATGGTGGTTCACCCGCTACCGGCTCGGTCCACGCACGCTCGAGGTGCGCAGCGGGGTCGTCTTCCGCCAGCACCGCGAGATCCGCTACTCGCAGATCCAGGCGGTCAACACCGCGCAGCCCCTGCTCGCCCGGCTGGCCGGCCTCGCCGAGGTGCGGGTCGAGTCCGCGGGCGGGTCGAGCTCGCACGTCAGCCTGGCCTACCTCGGACGGGGCGAGGCCGAGGCCCTCCGGACCCGGATCGTCGACCTCGCCGAGGGGGCGGGCGCGGACCCGGTCGCCGGCGTCCCGGCGCCTCCCGCGGACCCGTCGTCTGCCGCGGACCCGTCGGCGGCCACGACCGTCGGAGCCGCCGGGACGACGCTGCTGCGGATGCCGCTGTCCCGGCTCGTCGTCTCCATCCTGCTGTCCGCGGGGGCGATCGCGGCGCTGGTCCTCCTCGTCGCCGCGGGAGTGCTCGCCGGCTTCTTCGGCGCGGTCGCGCTCACGGGTCTGGCGGCACCCCTCTTCTTCAGCGTCATCGGCTCGGTCCGCCAGCTGCTCACCTGGGCCAACCTCGTCGTCCGTCGCCAGGGTGACACGCTGCGCCTCCAGCACGGGCTGACCGAGCTGACCTCCTCGACCGTGCCGGTGCGCCGGGTCCAGGCCGTCGCGCTCGTCCAGCCGTGGCTGTGGCGCAGCCAGGACTGGTGGCGGGTCTCGGTGAACATCGCCGGCGTGAGCGTCGGCGGCGAGGGGGTCGTCGACGACGGGGTCCTCGTCCCCGCGGCCACCCGCCTCGAGGCGCGCGCCCTCGTCGAGGCGCTCTCACCGACGATGGACAGCGCGCCCGCCCTCGCGGTGATGGACCACGGCCTGCCGCCCGAGGCCGTGCGCTGCCCCCGGTCCGCGCGCTGGCTCGACCCCTGGTCGTGGCAGCGGCGCGGGGTGCTCCTCGCCGACGAGATGGCCGTCATCCGGCAGGGACGGCTCGGACGCGCCGTCACCCTCGTGCCCTGGGGCCGGATCCAGTCCGTCGCCGTCGACCAGGGACCGCTCGAGCGCCGGCTCGGCCTGGTGACGCTGCGGATCATCTCGACCGTGGGCGCGGTCCACCCCACCGCCTCGCACCTGGCGGTCGAGGACGCCCGGATGCTCGAGTCGGAGATCCGCCTCCGGGCGGGCCTCGCGAGGCGGCCGGCAGACGCGTCCACGGAGCGCATGCACCTTGCGGGCGGCGACGTGATTGGGTGGACTTGA
- a CDS encoding PH domain-containing protein: MTESSSPPLDLWADDDVPWRPVSPRLTPVRRLVTHLSLAPFVLAGIVVTVLWWRWAAIPTIALLVLWAWSIWFIGRQVRAISYAELPDELAIRRGRMWRRLVTVPYGRIQYVDVQSGPLLRRAGLAEIEIHTANPASSGGIPGLPEDEAHRLRERLSALGESRRAGL; encoded by the coding sequence ATGACCGAGTCGTCCTCGCCTCCGCTGGACCTGTGGGCCGACGACGACGTGCCCTGGCGCCCCGTCTCCCCACGCCTGACCCCCGTGCGGCGCCTCGTCACCCACCTGAGCCTCGCCCCCTTCGTCCTCGCCGGGATCGTCGTCACCGTGCTGTGGTGGCGGTGGGCCGCGATCCCCACGATCGCCCTCCTCGTCCTGTGGGCGTGGAGCATCTGGTTCATCGGGCGTCAGGTGAGAGCGATCAGCTATGCCGAGCTGCCCGACGAGCTGGCGATCCGGCGCGGCCGGATGTGGCGCCGGCTCGTCACCGTGCCGTACGGGCGGATCCAGTACGTCGACGTCCAGTCGGGGCCGCTGCTGCGCCGCGCCGGCCTGGCCGAGATCGAGATCCACACGGCGAACCCGGCGTCGTCCGGGGGCATCCCGGGGCTGCCCGAGGACGAGGCGCACCGCCTGCGCGAGCGGCTCAGCGCCCTGGGCGAGAGCCGGCGGGCGGGGCTGTGA
- the aceE gene encoding pyruvate dehydrogenase (acetyl-transferring), homodimeric type has translation MGAGAASRRPPRHQRRKRRSERTCDVTVHDDRPNDGPILNGIPTHLPDIDPAETQEWLDSLDALVDEQGRRRARYVMLRLLERSRMMNVGVPSLTTTDYVNTIRPEHEPWYPGDEEVERRYRAWIRWNAAIQVHRAQRPEISVGGHISTYASAATLYEVGFNHFWRGKDHPGGGDHIFFQGHASPGMYARAFLEGRLTEDQMDGFRQEKSHVLEDGTPFGLPSYPHPRLMPGFWEFPTVSMGLGPMNAIYQAQFNKYLHNRGIKDTSQQRVWAFLGDGEMDEPESRGLLQTAAYEELDNLTFVVNCNLQRLDGPVRGNGKIIQELEAFFRGAGWNVIKVVWGRGWDPLLAADHDGALVNLMNQTPDGDYQTYRANDGKFVRENFFDRDPRTRKMVADWSDDDVWWKLKRGGHDYNKVYAAYKAATEHTGQPTVILVKTIKGYGLGTSFAGRNATHQMKKFTLEDLKSLRDGLKIPISDEVLEADPKSPPYYHPGTDDEAVRYMLERRAKLGGSVPTRRVRYTNLRLPGDDAYKQMAKGSGKQQVATTMAWVRLVKDLMRDKDFGDRLVPIIPDEARTFGMDSFFPTKKIYNPHGQNYTSVDADLMLAYKESAQGQIIHTGINEGGSVAAFTAAGSSYATHGEPMIPLYIFYSMFGFQRTGDGIWAAADQMSRGFLLGATAGRTTLTGEGLQHADGHSQLLAATNPAVVSWDPAYGFEIAHIMRHGLETMYGGDAPQDDPSRNRIYYLTMYNEPIVQPVEPEGLDVEGLLKGMYLYAPGDDSGLEGTPPRCQLLASGVGMPWALEAQQLLREDWGVVADVWSVTSWTELRREAMDCDEQAFLYPETERRTPYITTALQDRVGPVVAVSDYMKQVQDQIRPWVPEEFSALGTDGFGFSDTRAAARRFFHVDGPSMAVRALQMLAARGWVDASVPAQAAEKYRLLDVRAGASGNAGGDA, from the coding sequence ATGGGTGCCGGCGCCGCGAGCCGGCGGCCCCCGCGACACCAGCGACGCAAGCGACGCAGCGAAAGGACGTGTGACGTGACCGTCCACGACGACCGGCCCAACGACGGCCCCATCCTCAACGGCATCCCGACCCACCTGCCGGACATCGACCCTGCCGAGACCCAGGAGTGGCTCGACTCGCTCGACGCGCTCGTCGACGAGCAGGGCCGGCGCCGTGCCCGCTACGTCATGCTCCGCCTCCTCGAGCGGTCCCGGATGATGAACGTCGGGGTCCCCTCGCTGACGACGACCGACTACGTCAACACCATCCGTCCCGAGCACGAGCCGTGGTACCCCGGCGACGAGGAGGTCGAGCGCCGCTACCGCGCCTGGATCCGCTGGAACGCGGCCATCCAGGTCCACCGCGCGCAGCGACCGGAGATCTCGGTTGGCGGGCACATCTCCACCTACGCCTCGGCCGCGACCCTCTACGAGGTCGGGTTCAACCACTTCTGGCGGGGCAAGGACCACCCCGGCGGCGGCGACCACATCTTCTTCCAGGGCCATGCCTCGCCCGGCATGTACGCCCGCGCCTTCCTCGAGGGCCGGCTCACCGAGGACCAGATGGACGGCTTCCGGCAGGAGAAGTCCCACGTCCTGGAGGACGGCACCCCCTTCGGCCTGCCGAGCTACCCGCACCCCCGCCTCATGCCGGGCTTCTGGGAGTTCCCGACCGTGTCCATGGGCCTGGGGCCGATGAACGCGATCTACCAGGCGCAGTTCAACAAGTACCTCCACAACCGCGGCATCAAGGACACCAGCCAGCAGCGCGTGTGGGCCTTCCTCGGCGACGGCGAGATGGACGAGCCGGAGAGCCGCGGACTGCTCCAGACGGCCGCCTACGAGGAGCTCGACAACCTCACCTTCGTCGTCAACTGCAACCTCCAGCGCCTCGACGGCCCGGTGCGGGGTAACGGCAAGATCATCCAGGAGCTGGAGGCCTTCTTCCGCGGCGCGGGCTGGAACGTCATCAAGGTCGTCTGGGGCCGCGGCTGGGACCCGCTGCTCGCCGCCGACCACGACGGTGCCCTGGTCAACCTCATGAACCAGACGCCGGACGGCGACTACCAGACCTACCGCGCCAACGACGGCAAGTTCGTCCGGGAGAACTTCTTCGACCGCGACCCGAGGACCCGCAAGATGGTCGCCGACTGGAGCGACGACGACGTCTGGTGGAAGCTCAAGCGCGGCGGCCACGACTACAACAAGGTCTATGCCGCGTACAAGGCCGCGACGGAGCACACCGGCCAGCCGACGGTCATCCTCGTCAAGACGATCAAGGGTTACGGCCTGGGCACCTCCTTCGCCGGCCGCAACGCCACGCACCAGATGAAGAAGTTCACCCTCGAGGACCTCAAGAGCCTGCGTGACGGGCTGAAGATCCCGATCAGCGACGAGGTACTCGAGGCCGACCCGAAGTCCCCGCCGTACTACCACCCCGGCACGGACGACGAGGCCGTGCGCTACATGCTCGAGCGGCGCGCCAAGCTTGGGGGCTCGGTCCCCACCCGGCGGGTGAGGTACACCAACCTCCGCCTCCCGGGCGACGACGCCTACAAGCAGATGGCGAAGGGGTCGGGCAAGCAGCAGGTCGCGACGACGATGGCGTGGGTCCGGCTGGTCAAGGACCTCATGCGGGACAAGGACTTCGGCGACCGGTTGGTGCCGATCATCCCGGACGAGGCCCGGACCTTCGGGATGGACTCTTTCTTCCCGACGAAGAAGATCTACAACCCGCACGGGCAGAACTACACCTCGGTCGACGCCGACCTCATGCTCGCGTACAAGGAGTCGGCGCAGGGCCAGATCATCCACACCGGCATCAACGAGGGAGGCTCCGTGGCCGCCTTCACCGCGGCCGGGTCGAGCTACGCCACGCACGGCGAGCCGATGATCCCGCTCTACATCTTCTACTCGATGTTCGGCTTCCAGCGCACGGGCGACGGGATCTGGGCCGCCGCCGACCAGATGAGCCGCGGCTTCCTCCTCGGTGCCACGGCCGGCCGCACGACGCTCACGGGTGAGGGCCTGCAGCACGCCGACGGGCACAGCCAGCTGCTCGCGGCGACCAACCCCGCGGTCGTGTCCTGGGACCCCGCCTACGGGTTCGAGATCGCGCACATCATGCGGCACGGTCTCGAGACGATGTACGGCGGCGACGCCCCGCAGGACGACCCGTCGCGCAACCGGATCTACTACCTCACGATGTACAACGAGCCGATCGTCCAGCCGGTCGAGCCCGAGGGGCTCGACGTCGAGGGCCTTCTCAAGGGCATGTACCTCTACGCCCCCGGCGACGACTCGGGTCTTGAGGGCACTCCCCCGCGCTGCCAGCTGCTCGCGAGCGGTGTCGGCATGCCGTGGGCGCTCGAGGCGCAGCAGCTGCTCCGCGAGGACTGGGGTGTCGTCGCCGACGTCTGGTCGGTGACCTCCTGGACCGAGCTGCGGCGCGAGGCGATGGACTGCGACGAGCAGGCCTTCCTCTACCCGGAGACCGAGCGCCGCACCCCGTACATCACGACAGCGCTGCAGGACCGGGTCGGCCCGGTCGTCGCGGTCTCGGACTACATGAAGCAGGTCCAGGACCAGATCCGGCCGTGGGTCCCCGAGGAGTTCTCGGCCCTGGGCACCGACGGCTTCGGCTTCTCGGACACCCGCGCCGCGGCCCGTCGCTTCTTCCACGTCGACGGCCCCTCG